In Nitrospinota bacterium, one DNA window encodes the following:
- a CDS encoding sigma-70 family RNA polymerase sigma factor: protein MSKEIINPNNWVELYADMMYRFALVRVKDPDAADELVQATFFAALKSQHTFAGKSSEKTRLFGILKHKVMDHFRNLKKHISTDLNSNEESGRIHFDSEGHMTPGPGKWNIDPEKAAENNELAKVLAACLEGLPEKFHKLFVLKEMDGLSSDEICKEFNIKPTNLWVILHRTRNQLKLCLESNWLNSK from the coding sequence ATGAGCAAAGAGATCATAAATCCGAACAATTGGGTCGAGCTTTACGCGGATATGATGTACCGTTTCGCGCTTGTTCGGGTTAAAGACCCTGATGCAGCCGATGAACTGGTCCAGGCAACGTTTTTTGCCGCATTAAAATCACAACATACATTTGCTGGAAAATCGTCTGAAAAAACCCGGCTGTTTGGAATACTGAAGCACAAAGTCATGGATCACTTCAGAAACTTAAAGAAACATATTTCAACCGATCTGAATTCAAACGAGGAGTCTGGCCGGATACATTTTGATTCCGAAGGGCATATGACTCCCGGACCGGGGAAGTGGAATATTGACCCTGAAAAGGCTGCCGAAAATAACGAACTGGCCAAAGTCCTTGCAGCATGCCTTGAAGGGTTGCCCGAAAAATTTCACAAATTGTTTGTTCTCAAGGAGATGGACGGGTTAAGTTCGGATGAAATCTGTAAAGAATTCAATATCAAACCGACCAATCTATGGGTTATTCTTCACCGGACCAGGAATCAACTCAAGCTTTGTCTTGAATCTAATTGGCTCAACTCTAAATAA
- a CDS encoding winged helix-turn-helix transcriptional regulator, with product MLFGLNLNGIQGAHILGAMDEQYTDSEECAKILKALGDETRLKIVQLLLKGEKSVSEIVRSLSMGQPQASHHLSILRASGLVGTRREGNKVINFIHPGKYFLNNKETGLDLGCCSVNFDNN from the coding sequence ATGTTATTTGGATTAAACTTGAACGGGATACAAGGAGCCCATATACTTGGTGCCATGGACGAGCAATACACAGACTCAGAGGAATGCGCGAAAATCCTGAAAGCTTTAGGGGATGAAACCAGGCTGAAAATTGTCCAGCTATTGCTGAAAGGTGAAAAAAGTGTTTCTGAAATTGTCCGTTCTTTGAGCATGGGGCAACCCCAGGCCTCCCATCATCTTTCCATTTTAAGAGCCTCAGGCCTGGTAGGAACCCGAAGAGAAGGCAACAAGGTTATCAACTTTATCCATCCGGGTAAATATTTTCTAAATAATAAAGAAACAGGCCTTGACCTTGGTTGTTGTTCTGTAAATTTTGACAATAATTAG
- a CDS encoding DUF362 domain-containing protein: MKTKVHLQKTEKYSLERLEHFIRDSLNILDPNASLFSPGQKILLKPNLLRGFEPDRCVTTHPLVVEAVCRVLRDFSVSQIVISDSPALGSLSAVADKAGYGYLEKKYGAEILPLTDPVPFENKTGVPHLKIAGCLERYDQIINLPKVKSHCQMTMTLGIKNLFGLVIGKRKPVLHCLVKNDKLKFGEMLIDIAQHVNPCLTIADGIQAMQGQGPINGTPCSLGVMGASKDMTALDRVFADLLNIPLDKVYALQAAKLKQFGQYHIENMEISGTTDYQSLSVRDFKQAYPMDISFNPFRLIKSLLKQFYELGIKEPIHARGK, translated from the coding sequence ATGAAAACAAAGGTCCATTTACAAAAAACAGAAAAATATTCACTTGAGCGCCTGGAGCATTTCATCCGCGATTCTTTGAATATTCTGGATCCCAATGCTTCCTTGTTCAGTCCGGGACAGAAAATTCTTTTAAAGCCAAATCTTTTACGTGGATTCGAGCCTGACCGTTGCGTCACCACACATCCTCTCGTGGTTGAGGCTGTATGCCGGGTTCTCAGGGATTTTTCAGTAAGCCAGATAGTTATCAGCGACAGCCCGGCACTGGGGAGTTTGTCGGCAGTGGCTGATAAAGCCGGCTATGGTTATTTGGAAAAAAAATATGGCGCGGAAATACTCCCTTTGACAGATCCTGTCCCCTTCGAAAATAAAACAGGTGTTCCGCATTTAAAAATTGCCGGTTGTCTTGAGCGCTATGACCAAATCATTAATCTACCCAAAGTTAAATCTCATTGCCAGATGACCATGACACTGGGTATAAAAAATTTGTTTGGCCTGGTGATAGGAAAGCGCAAACCGGTTCTTCATTGCCTCGTAAAGAACGACAAACTGAAATTCGGGGAAATGTTGATAGATATCGCTCAACATGTAAACCCCTGCTTGACCATCGCGGATGGAATCCAGGCTATGCAGGGACAGGGACCAATTAATGGAACCCCCTGTTCGCTTGGTGTGATGGGCGCTTCAAAAGACATGACCGCTCTCGACCGGGTTTTTGCGGATCTTTTAAACATACCCCTGGATAAAGTTTACGCACTTCAGGCGGCAAAACTTAAACAGTTTGGCCAATATCATATAGAAAATATGGAAATTTCAGGTACCACCGATTACCAGTCTCTTTCAGTAAGAGATTTTAAACAGGCTTACCCAATGGACATTTCTTTCAATCCGTTCAGGCTTATCAAATCCTTATTAAAACAATTTTACGAATTAGGAATTAAAGAACCCATTCATGCCAGGGGTAAATAA
- the miaA gene encoding tRNA (adenosine(37)-N6)-dimethylallyltransferase MiaA — protein sequence MTPLIILTGPTGSGKSETALALARKLDTEIISADSMQVYKYFDIGTAKPSLEVRKEIPHHLIDILEPQEEFNAFDFKTRALEIIHDLMSREKIPILVGGTALYIKVLIEDYDCAEGASPEIREKIRQDIRDQGVEKIYRKLKQADPEYAAKISATDSLRIERALGVYLDTGKRFSEFHQKDSPASERFPIHTFILDKNRSELYSQIDQRVDKMIAEGLVQEVKSILDRGHSPDLKPFNSIGYAQMVQYLLGKIDLERAVYEIKRESRHYAKRQLTWFRKMQDASNLTVESTDSAQTLAEKLLSFLPKVAACLLAVFLGFAQPAEAAPYDEAKKLFQKKEFAKARNSLLALQNQSPDSIEAKRARFLLALIRTKQEKQEETIKLLEPLGEKYSEVEDYIQFYLIQALAKTGKHEKVRDNTLSLLKKIPDTLLYPRLQMILAEAQIKLGEIDAGIKTLEEAILSINKDFNHQKFQKFLPDLIFKLALAQEQSGKQKEAYLNFRKLHIKYPNHDQAVETEKAIARLVALESIKETPLTLREHTDHIKGLFENVRYKEIIEEIQQLKKDNNLLPGRFYFFLAQAHRGLRDRKKANEVYLQFLKLYPHHAKVPNAKFNVGRNLWNLGKPLAGAKYFQTVTREAPSSELAVKAQFFLGKIYEERKNYPEALKNYKMALEKYPEDDYAQWAGWRLGWVHYLDGKFEQAFNKFQEAAHRFPDQSFIEYNLYWSGKSAEKLGKKDVAQDLYTKVAELYPYTFHGIRAKDRLLELGVKNLTEKQDTRPVDKDESLQLGRPLTKRERFHHIRAVELAQLGLNQEARDEIKELQKTVRKNLTGVLWLSQLYHEAQGYAESLRLLHLYKDFTTKPNEKNLSEKFWKHFFPLAYNEAVLAYAKSRSVDPFFVNGIIRQESLFDSQALSPAGARGLMQIMPATGKKLYPKTKLKKPFETDALFDPELNIRLGVKYVSQLNKRFNKNGMHILISYNAGPHVLKKWLKRFGHLRDQDVFIESIPYPETRRYVKHVLRNLGIYKALYPLS from the coding sequence ATGACTCCTCTAATCATACTAACCGGACCCACGGGATCAGGGAAAAGTGAAACAGCCCTGGCCCTTGCCCGAAAACTGGACACGGAAATCATCAGCGCTGATTCCATGCAGGTCTATAAATATTTTGATATAGGCACCGCAAAGCCTTCTCTGGAAGTGAGGAAGGAGATACCCCATCACTTGATTGATATTCTGGAACCACAAGAAGAGTTTAACGCCTTTGACTTTAAAACCAGGGCTCTGGAAATCATCCATGACCTGATGAGTCGGGAGAAAATCCCAATATTGGTGGGTGGCACTGCACTATATATAAAAGTTTTGATCGAAGATTACGATTGTGCAGAAGGAGCATCTCCTGAAATCCGTGAAAAAATCCGGCAGGACATTCGTGATCAGGGTGTAGAAAAAATTTACCGCAAGCTTAAACAAGCAGACCCTGAATACGCGGCAAAAATATCTGCAACCGATTCTCTGCGCATCGAACGTGCTTTAGGAGTTTACTTGGATACTGGAAAACGTTTTTCTGAATTTCACCAAAAAGACTCTCCCGCATCAGAACGATTTCCCATCCACACTTTTATTTTGGATAAAAATCGCAGCGAATTATATTCGCAGATCGACCAGCGTGTGGATAAAATGATTGCAGAAGGGCTTGTTCAGGAAGTAAAAAGTATACTGGACCGGGGTCACAGCCCCGATTTGAAACCCTTCAACAGTATTGGCTATGCGCAAATGGTTCAATATCTCCTGGGCAAAATTGATTTGGAACGTGCGGTTTATGAGATTAAAAGGGAATCACGGCATTATGCCAAAAGACAATTAACCTGGTTCAGAAAAATGCAGGATGCCAGCAACCTGACAGTAGAGAGTACAGACTCAGCTCAAACTTTGGCAGAAAAGTTATTATCTTTTCTTCCCAAAGTTGCCGCTTGTTTGCTGGCCGTTTTCCTGGGCTTTGCTCAACCTGCTGAAGCCGCTCCCTATGACGAAGCAAAAAAACTATTCCAGAAAAAAGAATTTGCCAAAGCAAGAAACAGCCTTCTGGCACTGCAAAACCAGTCACCGGATTCGATAGAAGCCAAACGCGCCCGATTTTTACTTGCCCTCATCCGCACCAAGCAGGAAAAGCAGGAGGAAACAATCAAACTTCTCGAACCATTGGGCGAAAAATATTCAGAGGTCGAAGACTATATCCAGTTTTACTTAATCCAGGCACTGGCTAAAACCGGGAAACACGAAAAAGTGAGGGACAATACCCTCTCACTCCTAAAAAAGATTCCAGACACCCTGCTTTATCCCAGGCTCCAAATGATTCTTGCTGAAGCTCAAATCAAGTTGGGAGAAATAGATGCAGGCATAAAGACGCTGGAAGAAGCCATCTTATCTATAAACAAAGATTTTAACCACCAGAAGTTCCAAAAATTTCTTCCTGATCTAATTTTCAAACTGGCCCTGGCGCAGGAGCAATCTGGAAAACAAAAGGAAGCTTATTTAAACTTTCGTAAACTCCACATCAAGTACCCCAACCATGACCAGGCCGTTGAGACTGAGAAGGCAATTGCCAGGCTTGTAGCATTGGAATCGATCAAAGAGACTCCTCTAACATTGAGAGAACACACCGACCATATTAAAGGGTTGTTCGAGAATGTGCGTTATAAGGAAATCATTGAAGAAATTCAACAACTGAAGAAGGACAACAACCTCTTGCCGGGAAGGTTCTATTTTTTTCTAGCCCAGGCCCATAGAGGACTCCGGGACCGCAAAAAAGCCAATGAAGTCTATCTGCAATTTCTGAAATTGTATCCGCATCACGCCAAGGTTCCAAATGCCAAGTTCAACGTTGGCAGAAACCTGTGGAACCTGGGCAAACCTTTGGCCGGAGCAAAATATTTTCAAACTGTCACCAGGGAAGCACCTTCTTCAGAGTTAGCGGTAAAAGCACAGTTTTTCCTGGGAAAGATTTATGAGGAGCGTAAAAATTACCCCGAAGCTTTGAAGAACTACAAAATGGCCTTGGAAAAATATCCAGAAGACGATTATGCCCAATGGGCTGGATGGAGATTAGGATGGGTGCATTATCTGGATGGAAAGTTTGAGCAGGCGTTTAACAAGTTTCAGGAGGCGGCCCATCGTTTTCCCGACCAGTCGTTTATCGAGTATAACCTGTACTGGAGCGGCAAGTCGGCCGAAAAACTGGGCAAAAAAGATGTAGCGCAGGATCTCTACACCAAGGTTGCGGAACTATATCCCTATACGTTCCATGGTATTCGCGCAAAAGACAGGCTTCTGGAACTGGGTGTCAAAAACCTTACTGAAAAACAAGATACCAGGCCGGTAGACAAAGATGAAAGCCTTCAATTGGGTCGACCTCTCACCAAAAGGGAAAGGTTCCATCACATTCGGGCAGTTGAATTGGCTCAACTTGGTTTAAATCAGGAAGCACGTGACGAAATCAAGGAGTTGCAGAAAACCGTTCGGAAAAACCTGACCGGGGTTTTGTGGCTTTCCCAGCTTTATCACGAGGCACAGGGCTATGCGGAATCGCTCAGGCTTTTGCATTTGTATAAAGACTTCACCACCAAGCCCAATGAAAAAAACCTGTCAGAGAAATTCTGGAAACATTTTTTTCCCCTGGCATACAACGAAGCCGTTTTGGCCTACGCAAAGTCCCGTTCCGTGGATCCCTTTTTTGTAAACGGCATTATTCGGCAGGAAAGCCTGTTTGACAGTCAGGCACTTTCTCCCGCGGGTGCCCGGGGCCTGATGCAAATTATGCCCGCAACCGGTAAAAAGCTTTACCCGAAAACCAAATTGAAAAAACCTTTTGAAACCGATGCGCTATTTGACCCGGAACTGAACATCCGGTTGGGAGTAAAATATGTCAGCCAATTGAATAAACGATTCAATAAAAATGGCATGCACATCCTTATTTCATATAACGCGGGACCGCATGTCCTTAAAAAATGGCTGAAGCGATTTGGTCATTTGAGAGACCAGGATGTGTTTATTGAATCCATCCCCTACCCGGAAACCCGACGTTATGTAAAACATGTATTGAGAAACCTGGGTATCTATAAAGCATTGTATCCTCTCTCATAA
- a CDS encoding methyltransferase gives MDIQYSNKRLINKRFKRTKCCQPTGVGLNFNIKSAPLSGKPIVNKTELVIDQENTGYRYSIEPFLLADFITFLPDQSVLDIGTGCGIIPLLMVQREPSLKVTAIEIQDTSQAKKNFRQNDMEHQISLIQGDFLNEALIPESFDHIVSNPPYRKIKTGRINPDSNKAIARHELSLNMSSLIDKSAPLLKKNGQISLAYPPERLGELMRELECKGLYPNKARFVHGNDQAPAKIVMVSALKGKRSDFAVAPPLTVYNNDGNYSKEAANLLRLL, from the coding sequence ATTGACATTCAGTATAGCAACAAACGCTTAATAAACAAAAGGTTCAAAAGGACAAAATGTTGCCAGCCAACAGGGGTTGGGTTAAACTTTAATATAAAAAGCGCACCCTTATCCGGCAAACCCATTGTGAACAAAACCGAACTGGTCATTGATCAAGAAAACACCGGCTACCGATATTCTATCGAACCATTTCTACTGGCCGATTTTATAACCTTTTTGCCAGATCAGTCCGTATTGGATATTGGCACCGGTTGCGGCATCATCCCCCTGTTGATGGTACAGCGGGAACCGAGCCTTAAGGTTACCGCAATTGAAATTCAGGATACCTCTCAAGCTAAAAAAAACTTTCGCCAGAATGATATGGAACATCAAATTTCCCTGATACAAGGTGACTTCCTGAATGAAGCCCTGATACCGGAATCTTTCGATCATATAGTTTCAAATCCGCCTTACAGGAAAATTAAAACAGGGAGAATAAATCCTGATTCTAACAAAGCCATTGCCAGGCATGAGCTATCATTAAATATGAGTTCCCTGATAGATAAATCTGCACCGCTTTTAAAAAAAAATGGACAAATCAGCCTCGCCTATCCGCCTGAACGATTGGGGGAACTCATGCGGGAGCTTGAATGCAAGGGCTTGTATCCAAATAAGGCGCGCTTTGTCCATGGTAATGACCAGGCTCCGGCTAAAATTGTCATGGTTTCAGCCCTTAAAGGGAAAAGGTCTGATTTTGCTGTGGCTCCTCCATTAACGGTTTATAATAATGACGGAAATTATTCGAAAGAAGCGGCGAACCTACTCCGTTTATTATGA
- a CDS encoding succinylglutamate desuccinylase, with the protein MQSQSILSIQTPVGPPAEIIRHTYSSQTTKPTKRISLVAGLHGDELEGLFICHRLMQILENLEEQNSLKGEVNIYPAVNPQALETGTRLWPFFSVDINRTFGRSSTASLPSEASRTLIEDLKSHSDLVVDVHSSNLHLMELPQIRIIKGFEKKLLPLSKLCNVNLVWIHPHAEIFESTLGFNLNQSNIPTLVIETGICLRINKPHCENIVVGILNLLQNSGVLDTAEPPEKVSEPRVVQPDDVVMIQAGSAGLFIKQAEAGQMVSDGEKIGDLIAPVTGKVLEEIHAPCSGLLFTLREHPLASKGAPLARIAKEETA; encoded by the coding sequence ATGCAAAGCCAGAGCATTCTCTCCATACAAACACCAGTAGGGCCGCCAGCAGAAATCATCCGCCACACTTACAGTTCGCAAACAACAAAGCCAACGAAACGTATCTCGCTGGTTGCCGGACTGCACGGTGATGAGCTGGAAGGATTGTTTATCTGTCACCGACTGATGCAAATCCTGGAGAACCTGGAAGAACAAAATTCCCTTAAAGGGGAAGTTAATATTTACCCCGCTGTAAATCCTCAGGCACTTGAAACAGGAACCCGGTTGTGGCCCTTTTTCTCTGTCGACATCAACCGCACATTTGGAAGGTCCTCTACAGCCTCATTGCCCTCAGAAGCCTCAAGGACACTTATTGAAGATCTTAAATCCCATTCCGACCTGGTCGTCGATGTACATTCCAGCAATCTTCATCTTATGGAACTTCCGCAGATAAGAATCATTAAGGGATTTGAAAAAAAGCTGCTTCCTCTTTCCAAACTTTGCAATGTCAACCTGGTCTGGATCCACCCTCACGCAGAGATTTTTGAGTCCACTTTAGGTTTCAATTTGAATCAGTCCAATATCCCTACACTTGTCATTGAAACAGGAATCTGCCTTCGCATCAATAAACCGCATTGTGAAAATATTGTAGTCGGCATCCTCAACCTGCTTCAGAACAGCGGAGTTCTCGATACCGCTGAACCCCCTGAAAAAGTGTCTGAGCCCAGAGTTGTGCAACCCGATGACGTAGTTATGATCCAGGCAGGTAGTGCGGGACTATTCATCAAACAGGCTGAGGCAGGGCAAATGGTATCCGATGGAGAAAAAATAGGTGACCTGATAGCCCCTGTAACGGGAAAAGTGCTGGAAGAAATCCATGCACCTTGTTCCGGACTGTTATTTACATTAAGAGAACATCCCCTGGCATCAAAAGGCGCACCACTTGCCCGCATAGCCAAAGAGGAGACGGCGTGA